From the Aspergillus puulaauensis MK2 DNA, chromosome 1, nearly complete sequence genome, the window GGTGGATGGCCATCTCGGTATGAAGATCAAGCGCGCACGTCCTTCCTCGTTGTCAGGCGACGAGAGATCTCCAGCACCGTCAAGTTCTTCTCATTCACGAGACTCAACGGGCTCACCAATGACTGCGCTGGAAGGGgtcaggaagaagaaaagggaaaagaaaaagagacgGCGACTGGAGAGCGAAGGTGAAGCACACGCTCAAGCTCGGCCTCCGATCAATCGCGAGTACGATGAAGACTACTgattcttctcttcactATCCCACAACCTCCGACTTTTTATTCATTCTTTCTGTTTATTTGTTCTCGTTCGAAAGACATACCCACTGTGTCTCTTTGGTGATGCGGATTGAATACCCTGCATTGGCGTTATTCGGTAACGAACATCATGACCACTACTCCCCTACAGTATTACTTTTCGGGACTCACATCTTCTTTTCAAGGCCTCACCTTTTGTTTTATAGGTATCTTTTCTATCCTATCTTGTTCTATGTAGAAGTATTAACCAAACAACCAACACGAAATCTAATCAATAATCACGCATATTCCCGTGTCCATTCTATGCCGTTTCTTGCAAAAATCCCACAACCGCTGCCAACAACAGTCAGATTATACCTTCGAAGAGTGAAAAATAGGGGTGTCAGTGGTAGGTACTCACTCTGTCTAAACGCCTCCGGATTCTCCGAAATAAGCCAATGCCCTGCCTCGACATCAGCAACCTGTGAATCAGGAAAGAACGCCTTAATCGCCGGAAAGGTGTCATCAGATATATAGCGACTCTTCGTTCCACGAACAAACAGCGTAGGTCCCGGATACTGAACAGAGCCGGGTTCAGGAAACGGGAAATCGCCCATGCCCTTGAGGGCGTCACCCAACGTGGCTAGTGGGACGCGGAATTTCATCGTCTGGTCCTCTGGAGAGCGGACCAAGTTGGTGAGCAGGAACTGGCGAATGGGCATGgactagaatattattagctaGCTGCGTGCATGAGTGCTTGGTGATAATACGTACTTCTTCATAGTCTTGAAGAATCTTATCGGCGTCTGATTGCTTCGTTACGTTGGCAGACTCGATATGCTGCATTCCCCGAACGTATTTGCCGAAGTCGGTCCGCAGGGGAGAATTCACCGGGGCGTTGTCAACCGGGATAAGAGCCGAGACAAGCTCGGGGGCGTTGAGAGCAACAGTCatggcggctttggcgccCCTTTAGTAAAAAGTGAGTAAATGATGTTATTGAAACCGTGGCATGCCATGCCATCTGTAGACGGCACCACCAATTTGGACCCGATGGAGACGTACATTGAATGACCGATGAGGACACACTTGCTCAAGTCGTTTTCATGGATGAACTCGGCCACATCATCAGCCATAACAGGGTAGTTATGCTCTGGATCATGGAATGAGTTCCCATGGTTTCGGAGGTCCTAAGCAAGTAATACCAATTACCACCAAAGGAGCCGAGAAAGAACGACGGAAGCATCATTGAAAAGTAAACCAACCACTATATACACCTCACGCTTCAGATCACGTGCCAAGGCCCTGCATTTCGTGATTAATTTGCTGAAATTGAGGGTTCAGATTATATACTTACCGGCTAATGCTCCTGTTATTCTGCTTCGAGCCGAAAAGGCCGTGCAGGAAGACAATTGGACTTCGGGTTGGTTTGTCCTTTTCCGGTCCGAAGACCTGGAAAGAGAGGTCGGATCGGAGGAGTCtgttggtggttgagaaTGTCCGAATCCTGGAAACACCCCTCAGGGCTACCCGTGGTGAGAACAGCATGGTGTGAGTATAACAAAGAAATTATAGTTGAGTCTATAGATTGGGAAGAAGATGCatcgacgatgacgagggtgGAAATCTCCACTGTGAAATCTAAGCACGTGACCACATTGGTTTACAAAAGCCTGTCTAATGTTTTGTTTTCTCAGGAAGTTACATTCGTATTAGTCCGGTAATTAACATTTGGCTGGGCGTGCATGGGCTTCAAGAGGGTGAGCTAACTTGGGTATGATTGCGGTGTTGTGCTGAAGCCCGGACATTGCGTCAAATATATAGTGGTCACTACACAGGGAATGCCCGCCGTAATGTGCATACGTGCCATCGAAGAAGGCCAATGCGAACAAACGAGACTGTTTAACCCAACTGTAACCTGCGAAGGCGATGCAGCCTATCCAGACATCTCATTACACGTCTGAGAACCTGGGCATTGCGGAGCCAATAGAAGGGGCGGCGCTTCAGTCTTGTCACTGATATGGTCAACAAGGGTTAAGATCAGAAATGATGTATATAATGGCCATTCTTTCCATCCAGAAGTTTCTATGTCTTCTGCCATAGACCGCACGAAAAGTCTAATCAACAAAGAACCCCGAGGCAGACGGCCCAGGGGCAGATTCTGCCATTTCCTCACAACACTGCCCTCGCTGGAAATGGATGACGGTTCAAATAGGCTCACCCAAAGTGCTTCGCCTTGATATCATTCCACTCGGAACTTAATTTCCTCTATTCAGCGGTACATGATACGTATTCCGGAACTGGGCATCTTATTCACGACCGAAGTCGTCAAGAGCTCAAATCTGCAGCGAACTATGGCATCCGCACAGGGGGAGATAATCTCAACGGCGGGGTGTATCGGGGGCGGCTTTGGGGAGGCCGCGATAATAAGGGGTTGGGCAGTTTAATTTCTTGCTCGAGGTCGTGAAAGAAAGTTGGGTATGCAGGCCGATTTGACAATTAGTGTATCTATTTATGGTGTTCGCatcctattttcttttttcgcATGTCAGTTTAAAAGTCCCAAGATTTTCAATATGGAGAGGAAGATCTTAGGCGGGTGAGGAGTGCACGCGAGAGTGGATATAGAATGATTTCATGGTGCATGGGTAGGGACATACCAATCTCAGGCGAATATCTCATCTTTGTATTTGTCCCGATAGGCAGCAGCGATCTGCTCCATCCCTGCTGCATCCGGCACAACATCAAAGGAGTTGAGGCTCTGGGTACAGAGATGCTCGCGGTTTAGTGGACCGCCTTTTCGATCACGCATCCACTTGAGCATGGCGAGAAGGTCGCTCATATCTATCTCAACTTGCCGACTTTGACCCGGGGTGAACATCCGTCGAATTTTGCGCTTCAGAGCCCACTTTATCGGAGcggcaaggatgatgataTTGTCACCTCTGAACAGGATTATATTCTGCTTGAGCGCCTTTCGAAACAAATGTATCCGTGTTTCCTTGGTTACATATAGTGACATGTTTTCATTTGCCCATTTCTCACTAATTTGGAGTCTCTCCGATACTCGGAGGATGGCCTGCTCCAGGGGCCCCTTTATGTCCTCGTCCGTCGCCCATTCTGGATCTAGAAGATAGTTTAGGTCCTTGGTTGTGTCCCTGTTCTTGAGGTAATTAACAGCTAGGAACCCGCCTGCGGTGATCAGTTTAATGGGCGCAAAAGCCACAATAAAGTCGAAGGTTCCCAATTCCTCATCGAGAGCCTGGAGAGCTGTGGCTCGTCAGATGGGGGATATGCGGGGGGATGCCGTAGACCGTGGGGGTGAAGCCTGGCGAATGGACGTACCTTGCTGAAGAGCACTCGCGTCCAGAGACTGCTCGAGCTCGGACATGGTCGCAGCTCGCAGCACGATCTCGTCAGGTGCTCAGCGATGGAGGAAGCAATCAAGTGGAAGGAGTCGAATCGGGTAAAAGAGGGACTGCAGGGGGGCTCTAAAAAACGAAGCGAGGATGGGACGGTGGACCTGACGAACAAACTGGAGGTCATTGACAAGAGACAGAGTCAGTGACTGTGGACAAAGGTACGAAGAATCAATAATAGTCTGGCCTGGCTGTTTGTGAAGGTACCCCGCATTTCACGCTTGGCTGGAAAGATTCTCTcacccccaccaccactaacCTCCTGCCTAGGACAATGCTAACCTGTTGACATGCGAATGACTTGCATCTACTGCCGGTTGAGCCACAGCAGGTAAGTCGCCCCCAACACTGCCGGGGTCTGTGATTTGACCGTGCTTTGTCCCAGGAAGCAATCTTGCTCGCCGTCCTCCTGCTGCTACCCGGGCCGTACCTTTTCTATCCCACGCTAGGAGGGCGCGCTGTCCCCCAGGCTGAAATTAGTCGGACGCTATTGTTCGCTTCCAGAGATTCAGTCCCGAACCGTCTTGTCCGAAATACATCCGCCAGGGCCGCCCCCGAGCCTCCGCCCTGAACCTTGTCGCCTGGGCCAATAGCCGCGGCGCGCCCGCATTTCCCGCAAATGCAAGCACCAGCAAGGGGGGATTTAATAACCATGAATTGCAGGATCATACCAGACTACATGACACATGGCGGATGCTCGAGATCTCCGTACTAGTATTTGAATCATGGTGGGGAGCGTGGGGAAGCCGAACATGGTTCCGCAACTCCTAAAACGCCGTCTGTTCGAAACGTGCGTCGCGACCTGTAAATCTCGAATGGTCTGGACTCAGACGACTCGCAAACCACCGGCTCCCTGACAAGAGCCTCATCCGACCGCAGAACTGCCCTGAGATTCGGCCAACTCAGAGCCCAATGCCGATCCTTTCATGGGTCACAGACTCTCAGTCAGTCACACAAATTGCCCTGCTTAGTAAGACGTATCGCTACAGTTCATTCGGCGTCAGAATCTCCGCCAATCTCTTGGATGGAAACCTCCTCGCGCGGGGAATTTTTTGCTTAATTTCAGTCACCGACCGCAGACCTCTGACAAGATGGCCACCCCCAAACGTGAGAATGTCATAAATGAAAACAAGCCACTGAAAGCGTACTATGACTCCATTGAATCCCGTCTCGGATACCGCTTTTTCCTCGGCGGGGCCCGGCATTTTGGATATTGGGAAAATGACACTCGGTGGCCGTTTCCCTTAGGACCGGCCCTCCGCAGGATGGAGGACCGCCTGGCCCAGACCATTGATCTGCCACCAGGGTCCCGTTGCTTAGATGCCGGCTGCGGCAATGGGCGAGTCGCAACGCATCTAGCAAGAGCGCACGGCCTGAAGATCCAAGCAATCGACTTCCATCCTCGGCATGTAGCTCGAGCACAGCAAAATATCCGCAAAGCCGGATTAGACGAGTCGGTTTCAGTGCAACGAGCTGACTACCACCACCTGGAGGCATTTGAAGACGGGAGCTTCGATGGCGTCTACACCATCGAAGCTTTTGTGCACGCGACTGATCCCAAGGCCGTCCTGGAAGGATTCTTCCGCGTGCTCAGACCAGGAGGCCACCTTGGCTTACATGAGTACGCTCATGTAGACGACAAGAAGGATATGGATCGGGACTTTGCGCTTGTCAACAAATACGCTGCTATGCCCGCAAATGTTGGGTTCGGGATTGACACCCTCCCAGAAATACTGAGGGAAGTCGGCTTTGAGGACGTGAGGGTGATAGACATTGCGCCGAACATTCTGCCGATCCTTCGACTCTTCTATGTGATTGCTTACGTCCCTTATCTCATAGCCCGCACGTTTC encodes:
- a CDS encoding SAM-dependent methyltransferase (COG:I;~EggNog:ENOG410PM85;~InterPro:IPR029063,IPR013216;~PFAM:PF01209,PF13649,PF13489,PF05175,PF08241, PF08242,PF02353,PF07021,PF13847;~TransMembrane:1 (o232-250i);~go_function: GO:0008168 - methyltransferase activity [Evidence IEA]), with protein sequence MATPKRENVINENKPLKAYYDSIESRLGYRFFLGGARHFGYWENDTRWPFPLGPALRRMEDRLAQTIDLPPGSRCLDAGCGNGRVATHLARAHGLKIQAIDFHPRHVARAQQNIRKAGLDESVSVQRADYHHLEAFEDGSFDGVYTIEAFVHATDPKAVLEGFFRVLRPGGHLGLHEYAHVDDKKDMDRDFALVNKYAAMPANVGFGIDTLPEILREVGFEDVRVIDIAPNILPILRLFYVIAYVPYLIARTFRLERYFINAVAAVVAYKHFDLHRYYAIQARKPQSESQGEEQSEQQK
- a CDS encoding putative alpha/beta hydrolase (COG:S;~EggNog:ENOG410PFB9;~InterPro:IPR000073,IPR029058;~MEROPS:MER0031610;~PFAM:PF12697,PF00561,PF07819) is translated as MLFSPRVALRGVSRIRTFSTTNRLLRSDLSFQVFGPEKDKPTRSPIVFLHGLFGSKQNNRSISRALARDLKREVYIVDLRNHGNSFHDPEHNYPVMADDVAEFIHENDLSKCVLIGHSMGAKAAMTVALNAPELVSALIPVDNAPVNSPLRTDFGKYVRGMQHIESANVTKQSDADKILQDYEESMPIRQFLLTNLVRSPEDQTMKFRVPLATLGDALKGMGDFPFPEPGSVQYPGPTLFVRGTKSRYISDDTFPAIKAFFPDSQVADVEAGHWLISENPEAFRQTVVGFLQETA
- a CDS encoding uncharacterized protein (COG:S;~EggNog:ENOG410PVPP;~TransMembrane:1 (o29-50i)); protein product: MSELEQSLDASALQQALQALDEELGTFDFIVAFAPIKLITAGGFLAVNYLKNRDTTKDLNYLLDPEWATDEDIKGPLEQAILRVSERLQISEKWANENMSLYVTKETRIHLFRKALKQNIILFRGDNIIILAAPIKWALKRKIRRMFTPGQSRQVEIDMSDLLAMLKWMRDRKGGPLNREHLCTQSLNSFDVVPDAAGMEQIAAAYRDKYKDEIFA